In Desulfosalsimonas propionicica, the following are encoded in one genomic region:
- a CDS encoding succinate dehydrogenase cytochrome b subunit, with protein MNWFAQNISTAIGKKLLMAVTGFGFVGFILMHLAGNLTFYFGKDAFLTYVETLHTLDPIIVVVELVLLALAVIHVSTGTILFFQNRGARTTRYAVDKTAGGRTIGSRTMPYTGFLILLFVILHLSQFHFIDHAVQTPWDAALDTFNNGLFALIYMAAVILVGIHIRHGFWSLFQTLGLNNEKYMPLIQTIGIVIAIGAAVGFFFVPVYIRMVVL; from the coding sequence ATGAACTGGTTTGCACAAAACATTTCCACCGCCATCGGCAAAAAGCTGCTCATGGCGGTCACCGGCTTCGGCTTTGTGGGGTTTATCCTCATGCACCTGGCTGGAAACCTGACTTTTTATTTCGGCAAGGACGCGTTTTTGACATACGTGGAAACCCTGCACACCTTAGATCCCATCATTGTGGTGGTGGAACTGGTGCTGCTGGCCCTGGCGGTCATTCATGTGAGCACCGGCACGATTCTGTTTTTTCAGAACCGCGGGGCGCGCACCACGCGCTACGCAGTCGATAAAACCGCCGGGGGGCGCACCATTGGTTCGCGCACCATGCCCTATACCGGATTTCTGATCCTGTTGTTTGTGATCCTGCATTTGTCTCAGTTTCATTTTATTGATCATGCGGTGCAGACACCCTGGGACGCGGCCCTGGATACCTTCAACAACGGGCTGTTTGCCTTGATCTACATGGCAGCCGTGATTTTGGTGGGCATTCATATCCGGCACGGTTTCTGGAGTCTGTTTCAGACCCTGGGGTTAAATAACGAAAAATACATGCCCCTGATCCAGACAATCGGCATCGTGATTGCCATTGGCGCTGCAGTGGGTTTTTTCTTTGTTCCGGTTTATATCCGTATGGTTGTTCTATAA
- a CDS encoding 30S ribosomal protein S1: protein MSENDIPEENGSDEEENFADLFESYMSEMKDDLHIGEQITGEIIAIGQDSVFVSTGTKIDGVAAKSELTDKEGNFPYNLGDPLTLYVVSKDDSEIRLSRSMTAESGIHQLYEAQRAKVPVQGKVTETCKGGFRVNVSGKTAFCPVSQMDVAYVETPEDYVAGEYEFLITRIEERGRNIVVSRRELLERYMAEQREQFLKTVSVGDIVDGRVTRLMPYGAFVELSAGVEGMAHISEISWSRLEKPEDAVSAGDPVRVKILDIREPERPGQPGRISLSMKQAAGDPWQDISQKFSLGDKVDGMVTRCADFGAFVEIAPGVEGLVHISEMSYKKRVLKAEDEVSPGQHVAVMIKGIDPEKRRISLSMKDAEGDPWINIENRYKPGQQVTGTIEKKESFGYFVAIEPGVVGLLPVSKINNAPNARQIESLKVDDPISVAIEAIHIADRKISLAPADAADKGEWQSYKKTAQADSAMGDLGEKLKAALKSKQ, encoded by the coding sequence ATGTCCGAAAATGACATCCCGGAAGAAAACGGATCTGATGAAGAAGAAAACTTTGCGGATCTGTTTGAATCCTACATGAGCGAAATGAAAGACGATCTGCACATCGGCGAACAGATCACCGGCGAGATCATCGCCATTGGACAAGACAGTGTATTTGTCAGCACCGGCACCAAGATCGACGGGGTGGCGGCCAAATCCGAACTCACGGACAAGGAAGGTAATTTCCCTTACAACCTGGGCGATCCGCTCACCCTCTACGTGGTGTCAAAAGATGACAGCGAAATCCGTCTTTCCAGGAGCATGACCGCCGAAAGCGGCATCCACCAGCTCTATGAAGCCCAGCGCGCCAAGGTCCCGGTCCAGGGCAAGGTCACTGAGACCTGCAAGGGGGGATTCCGGGTCAATGTTTCCGGAAAAACCGCTTTCTGCCCGGTCAGCCAGATGGATGTGGCCTACGTGGAAACCCCGGAGGATTATGTGGCCGGGGAATACGAATTTCTCATCACCCGCATCGAGGAAAGGGGCCGAAACATCGTGGTCTCCCGCCGGGAGCTGCTGGAACGTTACATGGCTGAGCAAAGAGAACAATTTCTTAAAACCGTGTCTGTGGGCGATATCGTTGACGGACGGGTCACCCGGCTGATGCCCTATGGCGCCTTTGTGGAACTGAGCGCCGGGGTGGAGGGCATGGCCCACATATCCGAAATTTCCTGGTCCAGGCTCGAAAAGCCTGAAGATGCCGTGTCTGCCGGAGATCCGGTGCGCGTTAAGATACTCGATATCAGGGAGCCGGAAAGACCGGGCCAACCGGGCCGGATTTCGCTATCCATGAAGCAGGCCGCCGGTGATCCCTGGCAGGATATTTCCCAAAAATTCAGCCTGGGCGACAAGGTTGACGGCATGGTCACCCGGTGTGCGGATTTCGGGGCATTCGTGGAAATCGCCCCGGGCGTGGAGGGCCTGGTGCACATCAGTGAGATGAGCTATAAAAAGCGCGTGCTAAAGGCAGAAGACGAGGTATCGCCGGGCCAGCACGTGGCTGTGATGATCAAGGGCATTGACCCGGAAAAACGTCGGATTTCTCTGAGCATGAAAGATGCGGAAGGCGATCCCTGGATCAATATAGAAAACCGGTACAAACCCGGCCAGCAGGTCACCGGCACCATTGAGAAAAAGGAATCCTTCGGCTATTTCGTGGCCATAGAGCCCGGGGTTGTGGGACTGCTGCCTGTGTCCAAAATCAATAACGCCCCCAATGCCAGACAGATCGAGTCCCTGAAAGTCGATGATCCCATAAGCGTAGCCATTGAAGCCATTCACATCGCAGACCGGAAGATCTCGCTTGCCCCGGCAGACGCTGCGGATAAAGGCGAATGGCAGTCTTATAAAAAAACCGCCCAAGCCGATTCGGCCATGGGCGATCTGGGAGAAAAACTCAAGGCGGCCTTAAAATCCAAACAATAA
- a CDS encoding fumarate reductase/succinate dehydrogenase flavoprotein subunit yields MTLESKIPAGPLQDKWDRHRFELKLVNPANKKKFNIIVVGTGLAGASAAATLAELGYNVKNFCIQDSPRRAHSIAAQGGINAAKNYANDGDSIWRLFYDTVKGGDFRAREANVYRLAQLSVNIIDQCVAQGVPFAREYGGLLDNRSFGGAQVSRTFYAKGQTGQQLLLGAYSSLMRQVNTGKVEIFPRREMLDVVVVDGKARGIVVRNLVTGELESHSADAVVLATGGYGNAYFLSTNAMSSNVTAAYRCYKKGAHFANPCFTQIHPTCIPVHGTYQSKLTLMSESLRNDGRVWVPKEPGDKRPPGQIPESERDYYLERKYPSFGNLVPRDVASRNAKEQCDMDKGVGETGLAVYLDFADAIARDGRDVIAGKYGNLFEMYEKITGEDPYQTPMKIYPAVHYTMGGLWVDYNLMTTIDGLFALGEANFSDHGANRLGASALMQGLADGYFIIPYTIGGYLAGTKLPDVDASAPEFAESRSQIQSQVDKLLSVSGKRTVADFHKTLGKILWDYCGIAKEEEGLKKAKQMIAELRAEFWENVTVPGDAADLNQALENAGRVADFMEFGELMVTDALERKESCGCHFNTAYQTEDHEALRDDDNYCHVSVWQYQGADSDPVLHTEPLEFENVELTQRSYK; encoded by the coding sequence ATGACACTTGAATCCAAAATACCGGCCGGGCCCTTGCAGGACAAGTGGGACCGGCATCGTTTCGAGCTCAAACTGGTCAACCCGGCCAATAAAAAGAAGTTCAACATCATTGTTGTGGGCACGGGGCTGGCCGGGGCGTCGGCTGCGGCAACACTTGCCGAGCTGGGCTATAACGTCAAAAACTTCTGCATCCAGGATTCCCCCAGAAGGGCCCACAGCATTGCGGCCCAGGGCGGGATCAATGCAGCCAAAAATTACGCCAATGACGGTGACAGCATTTGGCGGCTGTTTTATGACACGGTCAAGGGCGGCGATTTCCGGGCCAGGGAGGCCAATGTCTACCGCCTGGCCCAGCTCAGCGTCAACATCATCGACCAGTGCGTGGCCCAGGGTGTCCCTTTTGCCCGGGAATACGGCGGACTGCTGGACAACCGCTCCTTTGGCGGCGCCCAGGTGTCGCGCACATTCTACGCCAAGGGCCAGACCGGGCAGCAATTGCTGCTCGGGGCCTACAGTTCGCTCATGCGCCAGGTCAATACCGGAAAAGTCGAGATTTTTCCCAGGCGCGAGATGCTGGATGTGGTGGTTGTAGACGGAAAGGCCCGGGGCATTGTGGTGCGCAACCTGGTTACCGGAGAACTGGAATCCCACAGCGCCGACGCGGTGGTGCTGGCGACCGGCGGCTACGGCAATGCCTATTTCCTGTCCACCAATGCCATGTCGTCCAATGTCACGGCTGCATACCGGTGCTACAAAAAAGGGGCGCATTTTGCCAACCCCTGCTTTACCCAGATTCATCCCACCTGCATCCCCGTGCATGGCACCTATCAGTCCAAGCTCACGCTCATGAGCGAAAGCCTGAGAAACGACGGCCGGGTCTGGGTGCCCAAAGAACCCGGGGATAAGCGGCCGCCCGGGCAGATTCCCGAGTCCGAACGGGACTATTACCTGGAGCGGAAATATCCGAGCTTTGGCAACCTGGTGCCCAGGGACGTGGCCTCACGCAACGCCAAGGAGCAGTGCGACATGGACAAGGGCGTGGGCGAAACCGGCCTTGCCGTGTATCTGGATTTTGCTGATGCCATCGCCAGAGACGGCCGGGACGTGATTGCCGGCAAATACGGCAACCTGTTTGAGATGTATGAGAAAATTACCGGAGAAGATCCGTATCAGACGCCAATGAAGATCTATCCGGCCGTGCACTATACCATGGGCGGGCTTTGGGTGGACTATAACCTGATGACCACCATTGACGGGCTGTTTGCACTGGGCGAGGCCAATTTTTCCGATCACGGAGCCAACCGGCTGGGTGCCAGCGCCCTGATGCAGGGGTTGGCAGACGGCTATTTTATCATTCCCTACACCATCGGCGGTTATTTGGCCGGCACGAAACTGCCGGACGTGGATGCCTCGGCCCCGGAATTTGCGGAATCCAGGTCGCAGATTCAGTCCCAGGTGGACAAGCTGCTTTCCGTGTCCGGAAAACGCACAGTGGCGGATTTTCACAAGACCCTGGGCAAGATTTTGTGGGATTACTGCGGCATTGCCAAGGAGGAAGAAGGCCTGAAAAAAGCCAAGCAGATGATCGCCGAGCTGCGGGCGGAATTCTGGGAAAACGTTACTGTACCCGGAGATGCGGCCGATTTGAATCAGGCCCTGGAAAATGCGGGCCGGGTGGCGGATTTCATGGAATTCGGCGAGTTGATGGTCACAGACGCCCTGGAACGCAAGGAGTCCTGCGGGTGCCATTTTAATACGGCCTACCAGACAGAGGACCATGAGGCCCTGCGCGATGATGACAACTACTGCCACGTATCGGTTTGGCAATACCAGGGCGCGGATTCAGATCCCGTGCTGCACACCGAGCCTCTTGAATTTGAAAACGTGGAACTGACCCAGAGGAGCTACAAGTAA
- a CDS encoding glycosyltransferase: protein MNICMFTNTYLPHVGGVARSVSLFETDLRKLGREVLVVAPTFPDKKPGREKTSRVLRVPAIQNFNGSDFSVSIPIPFIIDEEIDAFAPDIIHSHHPFLLGDAAMRTAYRRGLPLVFTHHTLYEQYTHYVSSQSPTMKKFVIQMTTAYANMCTHVVAPSQSIADLLKQRGVKTPVTPIPTGVDFEAFHDGSGKQFRKEFSIPQNARVIGHLGRLAREKNLSFLTRAVAAYMKQDFRAWFVVVGDGPEKKQMEKDLAGQGLGDRLVMAGKQTGDALVNAYHAMDLFAFSSKSETQGMVVTEAMAAGNPVVALDASGVREVVRDGHNGSLLDEDADPETFAQAIGRFFAEDGHLQVYSENARETAREFDRMHCAQKLSDLYTHIGRLPASKKQKINDDLFGNWEEMLKAVRIEWNMLYSKLNAVAKTLDFLK, encoded by the coding sequence ATGAACATCTGCATGTTCACCAATACTTATTTGCCTCATGTGGGGGGTGTGGCCCGGTCGGTTTCCCTGTTTGAAACAGACCTGAGAAAACTCGGCCGCGAGGTGCTTGTCGTAGCCCCCACGTTTCCGGACAAAAAACCCGGCCGGGAAAAGACTTCCCGGGTACTTCGGGTCCCGGCCATCCAGAACTTCAACGGCAGCGATTTTTCCGTGAGCATTCCGATTCCCTTTATCATAGATGAGGAAATCGATGCATTTGCCCCGGATATCATCCACAGCCACCATCCGTTTCTGCTCGGGGATGCGGCCATGAGAACGGCATACCGCCGGGGCCTGCCCCTGGTGTTTACCCATCATACCCTCTATGAGCAGTACACCCATTATGTTTCCTCCCAGTCGCCCACCATGAAGAAATTTGTGATTCAAATGACAACAGCCTATGCCAATATGTGCACCCATGTGGTGGCCCCGAGCCAGAGCATTGCAGACCTGTTAAAGCAGCGAGGGGTCAAAACACCGGTTACGCCCATTCCCACGGGCGTGGATTTCGAGGCATTTCACGATGGCAGCGGTAAACAATTCCGAAAAGAATTCAGCATTCCGCAAAATGCCCGTGTGATCGGTCATTTGGGGCGGCTGGCCAGGGAGAAAAACCTGTCTTTTCTGACCCGGGCCGTGGCCGCTTACATGAAGCAGGATTTTCGGGCATGGTTCGTGGTGGTGGGCGACGGCCCGGAAAAAAAGCAAATGGAGAAGGATTTGGCCGGACAGGGCTTGGGCGACCGCCTGGTGATGGCCGGCAAGCAGACCGGGGATGCCCTGGTCAATGCCTACCATGCCATGGATCTGTTTGCATTTTCCTCCAAGTCCGAAACCCAGGGCATGGTTGTCACAGAGGCCATGGCCGCGGGCAATCCCGTGGTGGCCCTGGATGCTTCGGGCGTGCGCGAAGTGGTCAGAGACGGGCACAACGGCTCTTTGCTGGATGAAGATGCTGACCCTGAAACCTTTGCCCAGGCCATTGGCCGGTTTTTTGCGGAGGATGGCCATCTGCAGGTATATTCCGAAAATGCCCGGGAGACGGCAAGAGAGTTTGACCGGATGCATTGCGCGCAAAAGCTTTCGGATCTCTATACCCACATCGGCCGGTTGCCGGCTTCCAAAAAGCAGAAGATCAATGACGATCTGTTTGGCAACTGGGAGGAAATGCTCAAGGCGGTGCGCATAGAATGGAATATGCTTTACAGCAAGCTCAATGCCGTGGCCAAAACCCTGGATTTTCTGAAATAA
- the trhA gene encoding PAQR family membrane homeostasis protein TrhA: MNLIKPVQRNAVEGSGKADAPDRDGNRRYSFAEELANSVTHGVGAVLSIAALAVLLFLACKSGDVWHLVGFGVYGSCLLMLYLSSSLYHAVAGTRLKTLFRRLDHASIFLLIAGTYTPVLLIAMRGPWGWSLLALIWTMAAAGLIYELIYLGRHKFVSLTIYLAMGWLAIVAIKPMLAILPHGLLYWVVFGGLVYTGGVVFYVSKCLPFNHAIWHLFVLGGSALHFIGILIHLTPLS, encoded by the coding sequence ATGAACCTGATCAAGCCAGTTCAAAGAAATGCCGTTGAAGGTTCCGGCAAAGCGGATGCTCCAGACCGGGACGGCAACCGGCGCTATTCTTTTGCCGAAGAATTGGCCAATTCTGTCACCCATGGCGTCGGCGCGGTGCTAAGCATTGCTGCCCTGGCGGTGTTGCTGTTTCTTGCGTGTAAAAGCGGCGATGTGTGGCATTTGGTCGGGTTTGGCGTTTACGGGTCATGCCTGCTGATGCTTTATCTTTCTTCTTCGCTTTACCATGCGGTTGCCGGCACCCGGCTGAAAACCCTTTTTCGCAGACTGGATCATGCCTCGATTTTTTTGCTCATCGCCGGCACCTATACCCCGGTTCTTTTGATTGCCATGCGCGGCCCCTGGGGCTGGAGCCTGCTTGCGCTCATCTGGACCATGGCAGCGGCCGGACTCATTTACGAACTGATATACCTGGGCCGCCACAAGTTTGTCAGTCTGACCATTTACCTGGCCATGGGATGGTTGGCCATTGTCGCCATTAAGCCCATGCTCGCCATACTTCCCCATGGATTGCTGTATTGGGTGGTCTTTGGCGGGCTTGTCTATACAGGGGGGGTGGTCTTTTACGTATCCAAATGCCTGCCGTTTAACCATGCCATCTGGCATTTGTTTGTCCTGGGCGGCTCCGCCCTGCATTTTATCGGCATTCTGATTCATCTTACACCGCTTTCCTGA
- a CDS encoding radical SAM protein: MPRDQKLPDSLVYGPVPSRRLGLSLGVDIVPYKTCTYDCIYCQIGRTPRTTVTRRPYIEKDRILAELQTRLDAGARPDYITVGGSGEPTLNSEIGAIIREIQQISTFPVAVLTNGSLLWDAAVQKDLQAADVVLPSFDGHDAESFQRINRPHADISFEKMAAGLAGFRKQYAGRIWLEIFIVSGINDTKEAMEALRSHLESINPDRIHLNTAVRPPAEKYAAQVPADRLQALAEVLGPKAEVIAEFAHTHTPAHEKDMEAEILDMLLRRPCTAVDIADGLAMDPKAVADKMVQLTAANLVEIRKSGGQIYYFRPGHQADRP; this comes from the coding sequence GTGCCAAGAGATCAAAAATTACCGGATTCACTTGTTTACGGGCCCGTGCCTTCCCGCCGCCTGGGGCTGTCTCTGGGGGTGGATATCGTGCCTTACAAAACCTGCACATATGACTGCATTTACTGCCAGATCGGCCGTACCCCCCGGACCACTGTTACCCGGCGGCCCTATATTGAAAAAGACCGTATCCTGGCCGAACTTCAAACCCGTCTGGATGCCGGGGCGAGACCGGATTACATCACCGTGGGCGGCTCCGGGGAACCGACTTTGAACAGTGAAATCGGCGCTATTATCCGGGAAATTCAGCAGATCTCGACTTTCCCGGTGGCCGTGCTCACAAACGGTTCTCTTTTGTGGGATGCAGCCGTCCAAAAGGACCTGCAGGCCGCAGACGTGGTGCTGCCTTCGTTTGACGGTCATGATGCAGAAAGTTTTCAGCGTATCAACCGCCCCCATGCAGATATATCATTTGAAAAAATGGCTGCCGGTCTGGCCGGATTCCGGAAACAATATGCAGGCCGAATTTGGCTTGAGATTTTTATTGTTTCGGGTATTAATGATACAAAAGAGGCCATGGAGGCCCTAAGATCCCATTTGGAAAGTATTAATCCGGATCGGATTCATTTAAATACGGCGGTCCGGCCGCCTGCGGAAAAATATGCCGCCCAGGTGCCGGCAGACAGGCTCCAGGCCCTGGCCGAAGTTTTGGGTCCAAAGGCCGAAGTCATTGCCGAATTTGCCCACACGCATACACCCGCCCATGAAAAAGACATGGAAGCCGAGATCCTGGACATGCTGTTGCGCCGGCCGTGCACGGCTGTGGATATCGCAGACGGCCTGGCCATGGACCCGAAGGCGGTGGCTGATAAAATGGTGCAATTGACTGCAGCAAATCTTGTGGAGATCCGCAAGTCCGGCGGTCAGATTTATTATTTTCGGCCCGGCCATCAGGCAGACCGGCCCTGA
- a CDS encoding succinate dehydrogenase/fumarate reductase iron-sulfur subunit, which translates to MSTQTIDLTLKVWRQHKNNPRGSLETYPAKGISTDMSFLEMLDVVNEQLTTEGIEPIAFDHDCREGICGMCGAVVNGRAHGHMPETTLCQLHMRHFKNGDTIVIEPWRARAFPVIKDLVVDRSALDKIIQAGGYISINAGGPQDGNAIPVPRDNAEKAFNAAACIGCGACVAACPNASAMLFAGAKISHLALLPQGRPEAKKRALSMVRAMDTLGFGNCSNEAECEAECPKGISIREIARMNREFIKAALS; encoded by the coding sequence ATGAGTACCCAAACCATTGACCTGACCCTCAAGGTCTGGCGTCAGCATAAAAACAATCCCCGGGGATCTTTGGAAACCTATCCGGCCAAAGGCATTTCAACAGACATGTCATTTCTGGAAATGCTCGATGTGGTCAATGAGCAGCTCACCACAGAGGGCATCGAACCCATTGCCTTTGACCATGACTGCCGGGAGGGCATCTGCGGGATGTGCGGGGCTGTTGTCAACGGCCGGGCTCACGGGCATATGCCAGAGACCACCCTGTGCCAACTGCACATGCGCCATTTCAAGAACGGGGACACCATCGTGATTGAGCCCTGGCGAGCCCGGGCCTTTCCGGTGATCAAGGATCTTGTGGTGGACCGAAGCGCCCTGGACAAGATCATCCAGGCCGGCGGCTATATATCCATCAATGCCGGCGGCCCCCAGGACGGCAATGCCATCCCCGTTCCCAGAGATAATGCGGAAAAAGCATTTAATGCCGCGGCCTGCATCGGCTGCGGGGCTTGCGTGGCCGCATGCCCGAATGCGTCGGCCATGCTGTTTGCCGGGGCCAAGATCTCTCATCTGGCACTTTTGCCCCAGGGCCGCCCAGAGGCCAAAAAACGGGCCCTGTCCATGGTGCGGGCCATGGATACGCTGGGATTCGGCAATTGCTCAAACGAGGCCGAATGCGAGGCCGAGTGTCCCAAGGGCATTTCCATCCGGGAAATCGCCCGGATGAACCGGGAGTTTATCAAGGCGGCATTGTCCTAG
- the sucD gene encoding succinate--CoA ligase subunit alpha: protein MSIFVDADTRVVVQGITGKEGQFHARQCVEYGTNVVAGVTPGKGGQKMDEVPVFNSVAAAAAETGANCSLIFVPPPFAADAVMEAADAGVNVIVTITEGIPVLDMMRVKHYLKSKPCRMIGPNCPGIITPGEAKVGIMPAPIHKAGGPIGVVSRSGTLTYEVVYQLTAQGIGQTTCIGIGGDPVNGTNFIDCLDAFEADPETKGVVMVGEIGGSAEEQAAQFIKEKMSKPVVSFIAGMTAPPGRRMGHAGAIISGGTGTAQGKVEALKAAGVHVCENLGRIGELCAKVF, encoded by the coding sequence ATGAGTATATTCGTGGATGCAGATACCCGGGTGGTGGTGCAGGGGATTACCGGAAAAGAAGGGCAGTTTCATGCCCGGCAGTGCGTTGAATACGGCACCAATGTGGTGGCCGGTGTGACCCCGGGCAAGGGCGGGCAAAAAATGGACGAAGTGCCGGTGTTTAACTCTGTGGCTGCTGCCGCGGCCGAGACCGGTGCCAACTGCAGCCTGATTTTCGTGCCCCCGCCATTTGCCGCAGACGCTGTCATGGAGGCCGCAGACGCGGGCGTGAACGTGATTGTCACCATCACCGAGGGCATTCCCGTACTGGACATGATGCGGGTCAAACACTATCTCAAATCAAAGCCGTGCCGCATGATCGGTCCCAACTGCCCGGGCATCATCACCCCGGGGGAGGCCAAGGTGGGCATCATGCCCGCCCCGATTCACAAGGCCGGCGGTCCCATCGGCGTGGTATCGCGCTCCGGGACCCTGACCTACGAGGTGGTCTACCAGTTAACCGCCCAGGGCATCGGCCAGACCACCTGCATCGGCATTGGGGGTGATCCGGTTAACGGCACCAATTTTATCGATTGTCTGGACGCGTTTGAGGCAGACCCTGAGACAAAGGGCGTGGTCATGGTGGGCGAAATCGGCGGCAGCGCCGAGGAGCAGGCTGCGCAATTTATCAAGGAAAAGATGTCCAAGCCGGTGGTCAGCTTCATTGCCGGAATGACCGCCCCTCCGGGGCGGCGCATGGGCCATGCAGGCGCCATTATTTCCGGGGGCACGGGCACGGCCCAGGGCAAGGTCGAGGCGTTGAAAGCCGCCGGCGTGCACGTGTGTGAAAACCTCGGCCGCATCGGCGAGCTTTGCGCCAAAGTGTTTTAA